ttaacagctaggctaaatgtcaaccctgtttgtttttaaaacactttactgggggtcagcattgtagcgtggcaggtaaagccaccacctgtgatcctggcatcccatatgggcactggttggagtcctagatgccccacttccaatccagctccctgctaatatgcctgggaaagcagtgaaggcccacatgggaaacttgaagaggctcctagctttggtttggcccattcctaaccattgtggccatttggggagcaaaccagctaatggaagatctctctctctgtgactatgcctttcaaatatatgtatacacacacacaaaaatatatgtatatacatacatatatattttaaaaagcacttcaGCTGTATACCATAGGTTTTTACATGTTGTATCTTCACTATCAACCAATTCAAAACATTTTCCAATTTCCTTTGTGACTTCTTGTTTGACCCATGAGTTATCTACAATTCTTAATGCCTGAACAATTAGGGACTTTTCaattaattttccttttccttgctTAATCCCACTACAGTCAGAGAACACTctactaatttttttctgaaaaatactgAGGCTTGCTTGATGAATCatttctggtaaatgttttcagaTGCAATTAAAAAGAGCACGtaggggcatttggcacagtggttaagacactacttgggacacctgcctcccacactggagtCATGGCTCCACTTCAATTTCCAGcttccttggaaggcagcagatgatggctaaaataTTTAGGTTCTGGTATTCACAATGGGGGCCCagtctgggctgttgcaggcatctgagaagtgaaccagtgaatggatgatacATCTCGCTGCTTCTgtgcctgtgaaataaaaatatattttttaaaaaagaacatgtatACTTCTGATTAAGAGTGCCGTGTTCTATATGTCAATTAAGCTAGGTAAATTGTGGCGttcacattttctatttgttctgcTTTAGAAACAATGCATTgaaacatttttccataaattaaaTTCTATAATGTTTCAGCAAAGAAGGAAAATCTCACTTCATTCTATGGTGGCTGTTCCAAATGTTTTCCTTAGGCTGCTGACAGCCATACCTTTGTATATCCCCACGCCACTGAGTAGCAGAAATAGGGGGCAGATCGGAAGGTGTGCTCTGAAGGTTACCAACATCTCTCCTTGCCCTGTACCCCCACTGCAACAGTCACAGGCCACTTAATACCCTTGAACAAAGAAGCCAAAAGCAAGAGTTGGCTGTGTCCTGCTGACAGGCCTGGAAACAACTCTGGAGACATGCTCTAAGTCCTGAACTCCTTGGGTGAGAAAAATTACAGTCCATAACAGAATGCTTCAAGCATCACTTCTTCACTTCTAGAAGTCTCTCCCATTCACCGGCTCTATACCCCAGAAGGGAAGAGCTATTCCAGCAAGATTAACTCTATCAGGTAAGGGGCACCATCCCAGCCTCCCAAACAGCGTCACACACCGGTTGGTTGCTCTCAAAGATCAGTCCACAAAGGAACCATCACTGCCCTCTCGGCAGGGCAGTATGTACGCAGGAGTGAGACAAGCATTATTTGACCAAAGTACCTATAATGACAGAATGAAAATCTCcagtttaaaggaaaaattatttttacaaaaacaaagaagcaTGTTTTATTTCAATCCTGTTGAAGGTGTGAGAGGGatggaaaacacaaaataagGAAAGGGATCTTTTCATATAATACAACATTAAGATCAACTACAAGGAGTAATACTCATTCCACCCCTTCCCCACCAACTCGTCTGTGGGTTCCAAGGCCAGATGAGAACAGAAGGGACAAGAGTTAAGACACTATTGGCACAGACACATGGCCAATGCAccgaaagatggagagagaagagaatttcTCAGGGAGCTAGGCCCTGGGCCTCAGTTGCTTCCTAAGTGGAGGGAAAATGAGAAAACTTTGGCTCATCTGAAAGACAGATGAAAGCAGCAGGCAGGCGGTTGTCAAAGATCAGGGTTACACCAGCTGGACTCCAGATCACAGCCCACCGGCTGAAGGGAGTCAGGACATCTATGCCGTCCGTGCCATCTTTGTTTTCTCCTggactcctcccctcctcctcaggCTGTTGAGAGCTGGCCTCATTTCCCTcttcatttggaaggcaggggaGCAAGTGCTTATTCTACCCATCCTGCATCTAGGCTCTTCAGCGACTCCTTTCTTGCTCTAAAGAGACAGAAGCCAACTAACAAGGCCGGCTCCCTGGTCAAAGTCGGCTTGCACGAGCCCTTGTGTTGGCACAGCTGCCTCTGCAGAGGTTTCTCTGAGCCCAAGCTCAACAAACTCCCCACACTTGTTCACTCAACTGTGTGCGACATGGACAGAAAGACTTGGTCTCCCTCTAGAGCTGGATTAGCAACCCCATCTTTGGAGATGGgatatgagagagagggagagagggagagagggagagagggagagagggggagagagagagggagggagggagggagggagagaaaggtgctAGCAGGAGGAAGAACTGGGGGCCAGCAAGGCAGTTCACACTAGGCTATAGAGCAGAGCAAGCTAAAGCTCCAGAGAAGGAGGGGCAATTCTGCGGCACGATATGAACaagtcaaaaatattttagtGGTAACCCTGTAGTTCCCATAGACCACAAGACAAatgtgtccaaaaaaaaaaaaaaaaaaaaaaaaaaccaccaaaaaaaGACTTGAGTGAGTGAGCAGAGTCCAGCCCTCCATCttaaatctaaataaaattaaCTCATTTAGTTAATACTGCTTCAAATACAATCATGAAGACAGATGGAGCTGCTGAAATCCACTAAAACAAAGAATGGGATCAAGCAGCCTGTAACTTTAACCTCAGGCACCTCCCTTTTAAAACACCTGTGAAGACTTGGACTGACACCCAGGTCCACTGTCACCGCTCTTGCCCACGACAATACCCTTCCAGGACAGCCTGAAGAATTAAGACATCTGTTTTAAGCTTAATATGAGGAAGTAACAAAAGGAAAAGCACTGCTTTGGAAAAGCTAGCGGCTAAAGCCGGAAACAAGGTTAAGGCCCTGGTGGTGTCCAGGACTCAAGAGtagaaggggagaagggaggggaacaGGCGGTGGGGTGCTGCTGTCCTTTGGCTTCACATCTTTCTCGTGCCTCCCATTCCTCCCAACAGCTCAACGCAGCTATGGGCCTGCCAGAGGGGATGTAATGCCCAGACCAACGTTTTATTGAGCTTATGCAGCTAACAGACTTGTAAACAGTGCCAATTGACAAAGTTTTGCTGAATATTACAGCTGTGTCCACTAAACACACCTCTCTctgagatttaaaaacaaaaaacaaagtaaacaaatactgagagagagaatgaagagacacatCTTGAGTCTTCCAGGAAGGCAAAATAAAATGCCACATGGCTTGGTCCCAGGCGGTCACCATGCCTAGAGTGCTGCTGCTATCACCACcgtctcccctccctgccagcggctgggtaggggtggggagcAAGGTCATCGTGGGCATGCTGCAAACACAGCATTTGCTGGTGTTGACACCCTCCTGGGGCTGTGATGGCAGACTGCTGTGTCAGGAGCCCATTTCCTGGGAGTAGCAGAGGGAGCCCAGGTCCTCAAGGCAGCCTGAGATGGCAGCCCACACACCTCAGCAGGGGGACCTCGCCCCTTTTCTCCAGTGCGGTTCAGCATTGAGGTTGTCTATTCCCGGTTGGCGATAAAACCTGAGCTGTTTTCCTCGTAGGttgcccctcccttccccaaccTGGGGAGTAGTggaagagggcaggggaggatcaCTGAGGGGGCAGGGGGATACCCCGGGGATCGGTGACTTGGCCCTCTTGCAGGTTCTTCACCAGTTGTGCAAGCCAGCGTTTCGTGGTGGTGTCATCTTTTAGCACCTGGGCGAAGGTTGTGTCCTTCAGCTGGTCAGGGAGGCACTGCCTGAGTGCTTCACGTGCCCTacatcagaaacaaacaaaccaaccaggGAGACCAACACATAAACCCACATTTTGGGGACAGGGAAGAACCCCTTcttagatatatttatatatactatatatacatacacacacacagtatccTGGGAATCTATGGCTCTGTCAAGTAACATTAAGAAGCTTTTAAAATTCTCTAAAGTTTCTACTACGAAGAGGCTCAGAAATCTTCAGGATCAGTAGTCTGCAAGCATTCTCAAAATGATACCCCCAATGCAGAATttcaagaaaaagcaaaatggaatAAGATGGTGCAACAGTTTACTTCAATTCAAACTGCTTTCTGATTTATTACAGTAAATGTTGATAAAATACTTATGTTAGAAATAAATGGGTTAtagtaaatgaaatatttcaaaaatccGTACAGTAACAGGGGATAGGACCTCACTTATAGTTTCAAAATTTCTATACTAAATTAACATTATTATTACAGAAATTGCTtcacttttgtattttaaaacctTAATAAGAGATGAGCAATAAAAACATAACTATGGTAGCAGCATTATCAGTTGaacttttaaatgtttcattttctttgaaaagatgaCCAGCAGAAAGTCAAATCTGAAAACCTAAAAAAGGCAAATGTTAACTATTTAAAGCACTAGAGTTATTCTAAACAAAGTCATAGCTTTTGTGCTCAGATGTGTTTGCATCATACAAGTAGAATTTTAAACACAGTTTCAAACTTTGGTGAAAACAGGAACCACTGAAGAACAGAACAAAATGCTCAAAAGAACAGGTAGGGCTTAAATAACCTCAGTGACCGGAGACTGTGTTCACATTAAATCAAGCTTTCACTATTCCTAGGAATACAGAAATCACTCCATTATGTGGTTTAGCAGAATCTGAGGAACTGGCTTTCAGCATGAATTATGAATTTGCATAGCAAAAGGTCAAACATTTCTAAAGTACATTATATCTACAATGTATGCTTTCTGACAGGAAGATTATgaacacaggaaaataaaataattatttctaaggACTTTACAGGAATCAAGGAGAGAACTGGAAACAATTTGAGTCCTCTGGGCTATTTCTTTCTAAGAGATCTTTGAAAGTACACAACTCTTTCTGACCAAGTGGAGTTACAACACAAAGCTGAAACCACAGGAGTAACACATCACAAGGCTTCCCTTGAAATTGTCTGGATTCTCTGGAATTTCAGAATAGCATAGAGATTTACAGTAGAAGATAAAACCCTGATGGATTTTTAAATTCAGCActtcaaattttaaaaggaatttaaattctATTCTAGATAAATACAGTTGTATTCTTTCCCTGTTCTAAAGATACAGGAGCTATATAGCTATATAGCACTCAAGAGAGTATTTCCCTAAAAAGTCTACAAATCCTGTAAATGTTTACCTGGGATTATCTGAGAGGCGAAGGTAACATCTTACTACATGCTTCAGCAGACGGGCAGAAGGCTCTTTGGATAGTTGCAGGACCATTTTACCCTGGTTCCCCCCAAACAGGGGGAGAGAtaggaaaaaatacacaaaacaaaataattctaattGACATCAGATCAGACAGTCTGAGAGTCATTATACAAGGTTCCAGAACTGTTATTTCTAGTTAGAAAACAAGCTGCTTAGTGCCAATTGCAAAGGGACTAAGCTGAGCGAGAAGAAATAGTTGCAAAGGGGTAGAAGTGAAAGAACTCACCAAGATCATGGCGACATGGGAGAAACGTTCATATGTCTGACATATATAAGCCAACCCAGTGTCATCTAAGAGAATCTTCTGGAGGATGAATGTGGCAACCTGGAGTAAACAAAATTAATGAAGCCAAAAAGCTGCTCAGACTTGTCTCCCGATCAAATGTTCATTTTCCCAGGCACGACCATCAATCAGAAACCTAAGCAAGCAGAAACTCCTGCACATTATACACAATATACTTTATCATTCCaatatatatacatgattttttttaaaaaaagaatttcttgttcacatgcttttgatttttattaatatttgcttatttatttattttcatcttgaaaagcagagaaatcttccatctgctggttcacttcccaaatgcctgaaacagccagggctgggccaagctgaagccaggagcctggaactccatccaggtctcccatgtgggtgacagaaacccaagtgtTCTGGCTACCAGCTGCTGTCTTTCAggtgagttagcaggaagctggatgggaagcagagtaaccagatCTCAAAATAGcaactctgacatgagatgtgagtgccccaaatggcagcttaactgactgtatcacaatgcctgcccaacaTACATATTTTTAGTATTTGCACATTACATAGACATAACAcgaattatttacttattgagatttctttatattatttctaacatttcagTATTATGTAGGATGTGTATACATTATTATAGCTATATATTCATGCATTCCTAATTATGTCCTCAGTATTTCTAGGGGTAGAAACACTGAAAAGCACAAACAAAATCTTAAGATCTCAGATTTCCAAAAGTGGCACACAAGGATGTTAGGTGCCCAAATGCTCAGAAAAACTGCATATAAAAGCTCTTCTACCTAAGAacctaaaatttataaatattctcCAACATGAACAAAGCTACATCCCACAGCCAAAACAACATCAATGAGACCAACAATCGAGCTTCCCTTGGtggcttggaaaaaaaaaaaaaaaaaaaaaaaagccacaattaACCCCATCCTATCTGATaagggaaaagcagtgaaggggTAAAAACTGCTGTCAGGAAGAGATACACAATTTTAATGGaagcaaacagaaataaaaagatcaaaAGCTGAGAGTGATAGGAAAACAATGAATGTCAGAATTAGAAGTAAGCATGTGAGGTACAGTTCCATATTTGGAGACACTGAAGACAACAAACAAGTCACGTAATATAAGTCTGTTTATTGGGGCGGGATGAGAACCGGGTTCAGAAGAAAGAGATATATTTAGTGTTAAACTAGATATCCTTTAGAGTGGTAGGGGTTTTTAAACGATCATTTTATCATAATTTctattcaagagaaaaaaaattatacaaggtTCAAAATGCTGAAGAAAGGCGAAAAATTACGCCACGACCACAAATCTGCAGCTCAAGACCCAAACACAATGTAGAATCTGTTAGAGGCACATACCGTTTTAGAAAGTTCACTTCCAGATTCCATAATGCGCAAACACAAAGGAATAATTTCTGTTGTTAATAAAAAGTTGATTACTTCTTGCTCATCTGTTTTTACGAGGGCCcctaaagaaaatacaaacaaaattgtTTCAGACGGGGTTTCCAGTTAAAATTAACTTTGTTCACCTAATGAATTCTGGGAATTTAAATTAACACAAACTGTGGTCTTTATGACAGGGAATCAGATTCCagtatgtttaaaaagaaaaaaaggtaggaAAAAAAGTACAAGTTGACTATCAGCTACACTGAAAGATGAGATACCAAATTTGTCAATCATGTCGTCAGCAGCAGTCAATCATCTAAATAACATTATTATCACTCCTGGtagacaatctttttttttttttttctattttaaagacttatttattttatttgaaagtcagattacacagagagaggtcttctatccattgttcactccccaactggctgcaacggccggagctgcgccgatctgaagctaggagccaggagcttcttcctggtctcccatgtgggtacaggggcccaaggacttgggccatcctttattgttttcccagaccatagcagagagctggattggaagtgaagcagctgggtcttgaatcagcgcttcatgccagggtgttgacctgctgtgccacagcgccggccccttggtaGACAATCTTAGAATAATATCACCAATCCATTCTGTACTTGTTTTAGGTAAGTGAAGAGAATTCTTCATcagtatttttctatttatttatttatttgagaggtagagttacagaaagtgagaagaagagacagagagaaagccttcTTTCCGTTGGTTAGCTCTCTAAATAGCCGtaatggccgaagccaggagcttcttcccagtctcccacgtgggtgctggggcccaagcacttgggccatcttctactgctttctcaggccatagcagagttggactggaggaggggcaactgggactagcactggtgcccatacggaatgccagcgccgcaggcggaggattgacttactgtgccatggcaccggcccctcttcatCAGTATTAAAGCACATTCCCAGGTAGCAAAGTAACGGTGCCAATTTGGATCTTTTTTCACAATGGGCATAAACACTATTACTCCATAGATAATTGCCCTTTATCCTCCCAAAGAGCACAAACATTGTAGCATACATCCAAGAGAAAAACAATTATAAATGAGAAACAGGGACATACTTGGATCCTGGTTCTACAACAACTTCATCTGTATAATAGCTATTTTCCCTTTGTAGgcctatgtttttgtttttcttaagattgatctatttattatttgaaagagttagacagggagagacatcttccacttcctggttcactcccccaaatgcctgcaacagccagggaactcagtccagatcttctATGTATGTGgtagggacccacctacttgagttGATAATcttccaggctgcacattagctgaagctggaactgaagagcaaagctgggactcaaagagagctaggcactctgatatgggatacaggcattccaggcagatttttaattaaaaaaaatatattcatttatttgtcaggcagaacaacagagacagaagaggagagaCTTAAGGatctaaaaacattttcttttggcTGGAATTATGTCGATGCTTTAAATCATACATGAGAAACTCTTataattaaaaagcagaaaagaatgtATCAGAGTAAGATTTCTAATTACAGCATCATCTGGGGGGAGATGCAAAGCAGTAGCATTTATTTGGAGTATATGACATAGTAGTTGTTCCTTAAAAGGAGAATAAAACATTTCTAACGAAAATGTCATGGAGACACCAAACATTTATAGTTTCTTCATTCATAGTTCATACTCAGAGGTATGGGGACATACACAACATAAAACAATAAGCCACCAAAATAAAGTTGTGTAATCAATCAgtacttttgttttttgttcagtaccaaaaaacaacaacaacaacaaaaaacaacaaaaaaaaaaacaaaaacaaaaaaaaacaaaaccctatgAGAAAGACatcaaaggaaggaagggtgaTTTGGAGAGGAAGTCTTCTTGAATGTATTACATGCCAGAAGTGTGAAGATAGTTCTTCAACTCTCCAGGAGTCTGAGATTCTCAAACAACTGATACCTTATTTTCTTGAGTAAAAATTACTTTACACACATCTCTCCTTATAAATAAATGTCTATAGAAATGTTTACTTGGGAATGAAAAAATTTAACTTTGTGTGAAATAGCAGAAGCTAAAGTCTGGAGTTATGGGAGAATTGCTTAGAAGTAAGAATGATCAACCACACTCACACAAAGAAGGACAAAGTTAAGTTCAAATCCAAATTCTTGCTCCTATAATAATATTTGCTGATCAGGTTATTATTTTTTACTCTCTAATTCTGTAAatgtttctatattttatatgGGATTGAATCCTAGACATTGGGTCTCATAGCTTATTAAAAACATAAGAATGATTCCTTATAAGAGTCAGGATGTTCCTGACACTTATTCATTAGTGAATGACACAATCTCAAagacagaagttaaaaaaaagcccCTAGGGCAAGACTAAAACACCCAAATAGACAGAATGAGGATTTTAGGCTTCCGTAACTTACCAATAACGCCAAGGCTGGTGAGCCGAAGATATTCAAAGGGACGTGTTTTGCTGACAGTGTGCAAAAAGGGATACAAAAAAAGTGGGATGTGTGCTGCAAGAAATGCTGACCTGGAAGAAAAAATAATCCCATTCAGAGTCCAGAGCTGACTTCTAAGGCTCTTGAACATTAAGATTTCCTGGTGGTTAATTCTCTATGGCCTATAGAACATGCCAGAGCAAGGATTTCTTAGGAGAGAATGTTACTGGTCATTGGCTACAATCAATGTCAATCAATGttgttcttctttttaaagatctatttacttgaaaggcagagttacagagaggcagaggtagagagagaggtcttccatctgctggtctactccccaactggtcgcaaaggctggagctgtgctgatccaaagccaggagccagaaacctcctccaggtctcccacgcaggtgtaggggcccaaggtcttggaccaaac
Above is a window of Oryctolagus cuniculus chromosome 3, mOryCun1.1, whole genome shotgun sequence DNA encoding:
- the CNOT9 gene encoding CCR4-NOT transcription complex subunit 9 isoform X1, encoding MHSLATAAPVPTALAQVDREKIYQWINELSSPETRENALLELSKKRESVPDLAPMLWHSFGTIAALLQEIVNIYPSINPPTLTAHQSNRVCNALALLQCVASHPETRSAFLAAHIPLFLYPFLHTVSKTRPFEYLRLTSLGVIGALVKTDEQEVINFLLTTEIIPLCLRIMESGSELSKTVATFILQKILLDDTGLAYICQTYERFSHVAMILGKMVLQLSKEPSARLLKHVVRCYLRLSDNPRAREALRQCLPDQLKDTTFAQVLKDDTTTKRWLAQLVKNLQEGQVTDPRGIPLPPQ
- the CNOT9 gene encoding CCR4-NOT transcription complex subunit 9 isoform X2 codes for the protein MHSLATAAPVPTALAQVDREKIYQWINELSSPETRENALLELSKKRESVPDLAPMLWHSFGTIAALLQEIVNIYPSINPPTLTAHQSNRVCNALALLQCVASHPETRSAFLAAHIPLFLYPFLHTVSKTRPFEYLRLTSLGVIGALVKTDEQEVINFLLTTEIIPLCLRIMESGSELSKTVATFILQKILLDDTGLAYICQTYERFSHVAMILGKMVLQLSKEPSARLLKHVVRCYLRLSDNPRFSDLTFCWSSFQRK